The Medicago truncatula cultivar Jemalong A17 chromosome 4, MtrunA17r5.0-ANR, whole genome shotgun sequence genome includes a region encoding these proteins:
- the LOC112420851 gene encoding uncharacterized protein — protein MSLPRFSIIGYQDMIRKLTQQFSGSRHRKVLLTSLFNVRQGQNESLREYLARFNDSKIKVSNPNQEVFVGAFQNGLRAGQFNESLAQKPADSMEEIIARAKCYVKGEESNAEKRARDAKKKGNSGAERRNHYVPPNNDRGTFKKQNERNQHHYTPEHFTPLNTRPERILKEGHDTDECVHLKREIEKLIQSGKLRGYAKERGSNEKQQDKPNTEPKHTLHTISGGFVGGRESSNSREKYARQVMLLGDNFTSSSERSPDITFSAKDFEQVIPHDDDPLVISVQLLNWEIKRVLVDTGSSANVL, from the exons ATGAGCCTTCCTCGTTTTTCCATTATCGGCTATCAGGATATGATAAGGAAACTCACCCAACAATTCTCTGGGAGCCGTCACCGTAAGGTTTTATTGACTAGCCTGTTCAACGTTCGACAAGGGCAGAATGAATCCCTAAGAGAATATCTCGCCCGCTTCAACGACTCAAAAATTAAGGTTTCCAACCCCAACCAAGAAGTCTTCGTTGGCGCTTTTCAAAATGGCTTGCGAGCTGGACAATTTAATGAGTCGCTCGCACAAAAACCCGCCGATTCGATGGAAGAGATAATCGCTCGTGCTAAATGTTACGTAAAAGGAGAGGAAAGCAACGCGGAGAAAAGAGCCAGGGACgccaagaaaaaaggaaactCGGGAGCAGAACGCAGGAATCACTATGTTCCACCCAACAATGACAGGGGAACATTCAAGAAACAAAATGAAAGGAATCAACATCATTACACTCCCGAGCACTTCACTCCTCTGAATACTCGCCCCGAAAGAATCCTCAAAGAA GGCCACGACACGGACGAATGCGTCCATcttaaaagagaaattgaaaagCTCATCCAAAGCGGGAAACTGCGAGGGTACGCTAAGGAGAGGGGTAGCAATGAAAAACAACAAGACAAGCCCAACACCGAACCCAAACACACATTACACACCATTTCGGGAGGTTTTGTTGGAGGCAGGGAGTCAAGCAATTCAAGAGAGAAGTATGCTCGCCAAGTAATGCTTTTGGGAGACAATTTCACATCGTCCTCGGAAAGAAGTCCTGATATCACTTTTTCAGCAAAAGATTTCGAGCAAGTAATCCCTCACGACGACGATCCGTTGGTCATTTCTGTCCAGCTGCTTAACTGGGAGATTAAGAGAGTACTCGTGGATACAGGTAGCTCTGCAAATGTTTTGTAA